A region of bacterium DNA encodes the following proteins:
- a CDS encoding ABC transporter permease has product MVIRRERLYLLLAVGLIYAFLLAPIVVVVLAALNSGAYLRFPPDGISLRWFAAFAHSRSFTRSLAFSVELAAIVTVVATVLGTMASLWLARSVGRFRDLMRVLVISPLAVPGILTGIALLIFFYALGWSRTGLLGLIIGHTLISLPYVFLITSAVLVRFDRTLEEAARNLGAGLATTFWRVTLPLIKGGIISGAIFAFVTSYDEFNISLFLSGVGTTPLPIEIFDYLRFSFDPTAAVAGTISIAMALVVVLVTQRLVGLDSLYLGGG; this is encoded by the coding sequence ATGGTAATCCGGCGCGAGCGGCTGTATCTGCTCCTCGCCGTCGGGCTGATCTACGCGTTTCTGCTGGCGCCGATCGTGGTGGTCGTGCTCGCCGCGCTCAACTCCGGCGCGTACCTCCGCTTCCCGCCGGATGGGATCTCGCTGCGATGGTTCGCGGCTTTCGCCCACAGCCGGTCGTTTACCCGATCGCTCGCGTTCAGCGTGGAGCTGGCGGCGATCGTCACCGTCGTCGCCACCGTGCTGGGCACGATGGCCAGCCTGTGGCTGGCTCGGTCGGTGGGGCGCTTCCGGGACCTGATGCGCGTGCTGGTGATCTCCCCCCTGGCCGTTCCCGGGATCCTCACCGGGATCGCCCTGCTCATCTTCTTCTACGCGCTGGGGTGGAGCCGCACCGGGCTGCTGGGGTTGATCATCGGCCACACGCTGATCAGCCTCCCGTACGTCTTCCTGATCACGAGTGCGGTGCTCGTGCGGTTCGACCGCACGCTGGAGGAGGCGGCCCGGAACCTGGGGGCGGGCCTCGCCACCACCTTCTGGCGGGTGACGCTGCCGTTGATCAAGGGGGGGATCATCTCGGGGGCGATCTTTGCCTTCGTCACCAGCTACGACGAGTTCAACATCTCGCTGTTCCTCAGCGGCGTCGGGACGACGCCGCTGCCGATCGAGATCTTCGACTACCTGCGGTTTTCGTTCGATCCCACCGCAGCGGTGGCCGGGACGATCAGCATCGCGATGGCCCTGGTGGTGGTCCTGGTGACCCAGCGGCTGGTGGGGCTCGATTCGCTTTACTTGGGCGGCGGCTGA